One window of the Deltaproteobacteria bacterium genome contains the following:
- a CDS encoding M48 family metalloprotease, whose product MKPEVKSRILTTKDDKVLTELDRVLDQMTKTPLGRRHFLAAVPFLISACASGGGSRYREGDNAGQETEITVDDERRMTREALQEMKKDYPALKDAEMQNYISAMGNRIAAANGLEGKPYDYSFTVVDVQYVNAFALPAGTIYVTTPLIAMADSEAELAGVIGHEIGHVTARHTAERMDQQKKGTSSWVYALGGGLLGGAAGFGIGKLICPPSDNDCLQKAATLGAAAGGAGGLLVQKYKFMANSREDEMEADRIGFKTSVKAGYSPKNVGDFYAKLQKMEDERSRGGQPLLASLADAMSTHPPSRERVSQMNELAAATPGNSKAIVSSSAFDRIRKRANQLKKPTT is encoded by the coding sequence ATGAAACCAGAAGTAAAATCGCGAATCTTGACAACTAAAGACGACAAAGTACTGACCGAGCTCGATCGCGTGCTCGACCAGATGACGAAAACTCCTTTGGGGAGGCGGCATTTTTTGGCGGCTGTTCCATTTCTAATCTCGGCGTGCGCGTCGGGCGGGGGCAGTCGGTACCGTGAGGGCGACAATGCTGGCCAAGAAACTGAGATCACAGTGGATGACGAGCGCCGTATGACCCGCGAGGCTCTTCAGGAAATGAAGAAGGACTATCCTGCGCTGAAAGATGCTGAAATGCAGAACTATATTTCTGCAATGGGAAATCGGATCGCGGCCGCAAATGGCCTTGAGGGAAAACCCTACGACTATTCATTCACTGTCGTAGACGTGCAATACGTGAACGCGTTTGCTCTTCCGGCAGGCACGATCTACGTCACAACACCTTTGATTGCGATGGCCGATTCCGAGGCCGAACTTGCAGGTGTGATTGGACACGAAATCGGACATGTGACCGCAAGGCACACAGCTGAACGCATGGACCAACAGAAAAAAGGGACCTCGTCATGGGTGTACGCTCTGGGCGGAGGACTGCTTGGCGGTGCCGCTGGCTTCGGAATTGGAAAACTAATCTGTCCTCCAAGCGACAATGACTGCTTACAGAAAGCAGCAACTCTGGGCGCTGCCGCCGGCGGGGCCGGCGGACTTTTAGTTCAAAAGTACAAATTCATGGCGAACTCGCGTGAAGACGAAATGGAAGCTGATCGAATTGGCTTTAAAACTTCTGTGAAGGCCGGGTACAGCCCAAAAAATGTTGGCGATTTCTATGCGAAACTTCAAAAAATGGAAGACGAACGAAGTCGCGGTGGACAACCACTACTGGCTAGTCTTGCCGACGCGATGTCTACCCATCCACCAAGTCGCGAGCGCGTAAGCCAAATGAACGAGCTTGCAGCGGCAACTCCGGGTAATTCAAAAGCCATTGTTTCATCGTCCGCTTTTGATCGAATTCGAAAGCGCGCAAACCAGCTTAAAAAACCCACGACCTAA
- a CDS encoding ketoacyl-ACP synthase III, whose translation MSTIASDPKASVPTNVSAGKIRHAVGRPAETPYYTRISGTGSYLPEKVLSNTDLEKMVETNDAWIVERTGIKRRHIAAEGQFTSDIGLIASQRALEAAGLSAQDIDMIIFCTVSGDQPTPSTACVLQHKLGARNVMSFDLNAACSGFVYGLGIADQFIRTGLYKHVLVVGAEVLHPFVNYKDRETCILFGDGAGAVIASRAEPKSDSKVYSVHMRADGSLGELFMLKAGGSAIPMSVEAIESGFNFLSMKGREIFKHAVRTMSDVCQEALDANGLVMDQIQWLIPHQANLRIIDAVGKHFGIPAEKVVINVDETGNTSAATVPIAFDEAIRDGRIKRGDNVLLTAFGSGLTSGSLLLKF comes from the coding sequence ATGTCAACCATTGCTTCTGATCCCAAAGCCTCGGTCCCGACGAATGTTTCAGCAGGAAAAATCCGGCATGCTGTCGGGAGGCCTGCTGAGACGCCCTACTACACGCGCATCAGTGGTACCGGCTCTTATCTTCCAGAAAAGGTTTTGAGCAATACCGACCTCGAGAAAATGGTTGAAACTAACGATGCATGGATTGTTGAGCGCACAGGAATTAAACGCCGTCACATCGCCGCTGAAGGGCAATTTACAAGTGACATCGGGTTGATTGCTTCTCAACGGGCCCTTGAGGCTGCCGGTCTTAGCGCTCAAGATATTGATATGATCATTTTCTGCACTGTGAGCGGCGATCAGCCGACACCTTCGACAGCTTGTGTTTTGCAGCACAAGCTCGGTGCGCGCAATGTAATGAGCTTTGATTTGAACGCTGCCTGCTCGGGGTTTGTCTACGGCTTAGGAATCGCCGATCAATTTATTCGCACCGGACTTTACAAGCACGTACTAGTCGTCGGTGCAGAAGTTCTTCATCCCTTTGTAAACTACAAAGATCGTGAAACTTGCATTCTGTTTGGTGACGGTGCCGGTGCGGTTATCGCAAGTCGAGCAGAGCCGAAATCGGATTCTAAAGTGTACAGTGTGCACATGCGAGCCGATGGAAGCCTTGGGGAGCTCTTCATGCTGAAAGCTGGAGGTTCGGCTATTCCAATGAGCGTTGAAGCTATCGAAAGCGGATTCAATTTCCTGTCGATGAAAGGGCGCGAGATTTTTAAACACGCAGTGCGAACGATGTCAGATGTTTGCCAAGAGGCGCTCGACGCAAACGGGCTCGTAATGGATCAAATTCAATGGTTGATCCCGCACCAAGCCAATCTTCGGATCATCGATGCGGTCGGTAAACATTTTGGGATCCCGGCGGAAAAAGTCGTCATCAATGTTGATGAAACAGGAAACACAAGCGCCGCAACAGTTCCAATCGCGTTTGATGAAGCTATCCGCGACGGTCGAATTAAACGTGGAGATAACGTCCTTTTGACGGCCTTTGGATCGGGCCTTACATCTGGAAGCTTGCTCTTAAAATTCTAA
- a CDS encoding Glu/Leu/Phe/Val dehydrogenase, which yields MSSTRGTFELLGQHGEHEQVVFCHNKDVGLKAIIAIHNTTLGPALGGTRMWNYRNEEEALIDVLRLSKGMTYKASAAGLNLGGGKAVIIGDPKTMKTEGLFRAFGRFVNSLNGRYITAEDVGTTVREMEYVFMETSWVTGIPKAFGGSGDPSPYTAHGVLMGIKASAKEKFGADNLKGLKIAVQGLGSVGFHLVEYLTTEGAEVTVADIDMDKVKRVADRFNCKTVAPDQITITECDILAPCALGAVINDQTIQKLKTKVICGGANNQLAEARHGDMLRELGILYAPDYVTNAGGLMNVFVELEGYSPDRALDKTVQVYDNLMKVFAIAKRDGIGTHTAADRLAEERIITMGKLKQTHQGVSLRPFSTLKEMKNR from the coding sequence ATGAGCAGTACACGAGGAACGTTTGAATTGCTTGGTCAACACGGCGAACACGAACAAGTTGTTTTCTGCCACAATAAAGATGTGGGCCTGAAAGCCATCATCGCGATTCACAACACGACGCTAGGTCCCGCACTTGGGGGCACGCGCATGTGGAACTACCGAAACGAAGAAGAGGCGCTTATCGACGTGTTGCGACTCTCGAAAGGCATGACATATAAAGCCTCCGCTGCTGGTCTCAATCTTGGTGGCGGAAAAGCAGTCATTATCGGCGACCCGAAAACAATGAAGACTGAAGGGCTCTTTCGTGCATTCGGCCGCTTTGTCAACTCACTGAACGGACGCTACATCACTGCTGAGGACGTAGGCACGACGGTTCGTGAAATGGAATATGTCTTCATGGAAACCTCTTGGGTTACAGGAATTCCAAAAGCCTTTGGCGGCTCCGGCGACCCAAGCCCGTACACAGCGCACGGTGTCCTGATGGGGATCAAAGCGTCGGCAAAAGAAAAATTTGGCGCCGATAATCTTAAGGGCTTGAAAATCGCAGTTCAAGGTCTAGGAAGTGTGGGTTTCCATCTTGTAGAGTATTTGACGACCGAAGGAGCCGAAGTCACGGTTGCCGACATCGATATGGACAAAGTGAAACGCGTTGCTGATCGATTTAATTGCAAAACAGTTGCGCCCGACCAGATTACTATCACCGAGTGCGATATCCTAGCGCCGTGTGCTCTAGGTGCCGTGATCAACGATCAAACAATTCAAAAACTAAAAACCAAGGTCATTTGCGGCGGCGCGAACAACCAGCTGGCCGAGGCGCGCCATGGCGACATGCTTCGCGAACTGGGAATCTTATACGCACCTGACTACGTGACCAATGCCGGCGGCTTGATGAATGTCTTCGTCGAACTCGAAGGTTATAGCCCAGATCGCGCACTCGATAAGACTGTTCAGGTTTACGACAATTTGATGAAAGTCTTCGCGATTGCAAAGCGTGACGGAATTGGAACACATACCGCTGCAGATCGGCTTGCTGAAGAACGCATCATCACTATGGGGAAGTTGAAGCAAACCCACCAGGGCGTGTCTTTACGACCGTTCTCAACGTTAAAAGAAATGAAAAACCGCTAG
- a CDS encoding tyrosine-type recombinase/integrase encodes MATSTRYALNKNKYLLDPEVERLEALLGRGPAEESRDVLLIWLALKTGARATELLGLRKVDINPYDKTLFIRGIKGSNDRELPLAPWLFERLREYSDRHVSGASGDLFPIGYHRLRQVWVWYRPTGKKFHALRHTFAIRLYRKTKDLRLVQVALGHRNITNTMIYADYVYSQQELRKLIL; translated from the coding sequence ATGGCAACGTCGACACGATATGCTCTAAATAAGAACAAATACCTTCTGGATCCCGAAGTAGAGCGCCTCGAAGCTCTACTGGGCAGAGGGCCTGCTGAGGAAAGTCGCGACGTCTTATTGATTTGGTTGGCGTTAAAAACTGGTGCGCGCGCGACCGAGCTCTTGGGTTTAAGAAAAGTGGATATAAATCCCTACGACAAAACACTTTTCATTCGCGGAATAAAAGGTTCCAATGATCGAGAACTCCCGTTGGCTCCATGGCTTTTCGAAAGACTAAGAGAGTATTCGGATCGACATGTATCCGGGGCATCTGGAGATTTATTTCCGATTGGGTATCATCGCCTTCGCCAAGTTTGGGTTTGGTACCGACCAACGGGAAAGAAGTTTCACGCACTTCGCCACACTTTCGCTATTCGATTGTACCGTAAGACCAAAGATCTTCGCTTAGTGCAGGTCGCGCTCGGACATCGCAACATCACAAATACGATGATTTATGCCGACTATGTTTATTCGCAGCAAGAACTACGAAAGTTGATTCTATGA
- a CDS encoding helix-turn-helix domain-containing protein encodes MDLRTEVSPDTHPEAPAEVPFDVPLAEGASSPPGFQRARSSLRQRYEAEARVIEKRLGGLESVRESLGLSQRKMAQLLLVDPSAWTRWTSGDTAPPHVWRSLAWYLALQDKYPALDAAFWLQGVARAADGDRISQNADEIRAGRLQTRSLELKVQELMNELESLKARSKDSTAGPSGELDETQQKERRAQVETRALANFFLAVTFAALGYVIAVYLAK; translated from the coding sequence ATGGATTTGCGAACTGAAGTTTCACCAGATACACACCCAGAAGCGCCAGCAGAAGTACCATTCGATGTGCCATTGGCAGAGGGGGCCTCATCACCACCTGGCTTCCAGCGAGCCAGATCGAGCCTTCGCCAGCGATATGAAGCAGAGGCTAGGGTCATCGAAAAACGATTGGGCGGCTTGGAATCCGTTCGGGAATCACTCGGTTTAAGCCAAAGGAAGATGGCGCAACTGCTTTTAGTTGATCCTTCGGCATGGACCAGATGGACAAGCGGGGATACAGCTCCGCCTCATGTTTGGCGTTCCCTCGCTTGGTACTTAGCACTTCAAGATAAATATCCAGCTTTGGACGCAGCATTTTGGCTTCAAGGCGTTGCACGAGCGGCGGATGGTGATCGAATTTCTCAAAACGCAGACGAAATTCGGGCTGGGCGACTTCAAACGCGCAGTCTTGAACTCAAAGTCCAGGAACTGATGAACGAACTCGAAAGCCTGAAAGCTCGCTCAAAGGACTCAACCGCAGGACCATCGGGCGAACTCGATGAAACACAGCAAAAGGAACGACGCGCTCAGGTAGAAACTCGGGCGCTAGCCAACTTTTTTCTTGCTGTCACATTCGCGGCGCTCGGCTATGTGATCGCGGTCTATTTGGCGAAGTGA
- the rpmF gene encoding 50S ribosomal protein L32, which yields MPTPKKRTTRSKRDMRRSHDFAVPKTTNKCANCGSLKLPHTVCSSCGYYKGEEVVVAKN from the coding sequence ATGCCAACGCCCAAGAAACGGACTACTCGCTCGAAGCGCGACATGCGTCGCTCGCACGATTTCGCAGTCCCAAAGACGACTAATAAGTGTGCTAACTGCGGTTCGCTAAAACTTCCTCACACTGTTTGTAGCTCATGCGGCTACTACAAAGGTGAAGAAGTTGTGGTCGCAAAAAACTAG
- a CDS encoding PQQ-binding-like beta-propeller repeat protein, with protein sequence MSRNVRSLFVSTVLLFGIFTSGCSLLPTLKKGGRELVLEPTFVRSTQTAESFSYRRLNRMTPLVTKKTVIQGNAVDGLVNYDRKTGQEIWRIDLENGVEGGAELAADTLFFGAGDGLLRSVDAVSGKTNWSVPMRAELLSAPTLDRGILIAQTGADVLYGLEAESGKLLWTYNRQVTGNLSVRSSTRPVVYGDNVLAGFSDGYLVALRKRDGVVQWERKLGKGNRFRDVDSTPAINGKKAYVASYDGLLVALNLDSGEVIWQSDFGGYLPVTIGTGAYADRLYFSTIDGRVLEIEEATGKELRAIKLSTGIATQPLITKKLLIFGESEGAIRVIDLDSLKTVAHYSSGEGILSTPFLDTKKNELWFVSSTANLYALKLSYRRVAERFPWKRLESSPTSSSF encoded by the coding sequence ATGTCTCGAAATGTGCGTTCTCTGTTTGTTTCGACAGTGCTCTTGTTCGGAATCTTTACGAGTGGCTGCAGCCTGCTTCCTACGTTGAAGAAAGGCGGTCGGGAACTCGTTCTTGAACCGACATTCGTTCGTTCAACTCAAACCGCCGAATCCTTTAGCTATCGACGGCTCAATCGAATGACACCGCTGGTAACCAAAAAGACAGTCATTCAAGGTAACGCAGTGGATGGTCTCGTCAATTACGACCGCAAAACGGGCCAGGAGATCTGGCGAATCGACCTTGAAAATGGAGTTGAGGGAGGCGCGGAGCTCGCTGCCGACACATTATTTTTTGGAGCCGGCGACGGACTCTTGCGCTCCGTCGACGCCGTCAGCGGCAAAACCAACTGGTCTGTTCCAATGCGAGCAGAGCTCTTGTCGGCCCCGACTCTGGACCGCGGTATTTTAATTGCTCAGACAGGTGCTGATGTACTTTATGGACTTGAAGCAGAATCAGGAAAACTGCTTTGGACGTACAATCGTCAAGTGACAGGAAATCTTTCTGTTCGATCTTCCACGCGCCCAGTGGTTTACGGTGACAATGTCCTAGCAGGATTTAGCGACGGTTACCTCGTTGCACTTCGAAAGCGAGACGGTGTCGTACAATGGGAAAGAAAGCTCGGCAAAGGCAATCGTTTCCGCGATGTCGATTCAACGCCCGCGATTAACGGAAAAAAAGCCTACGTAGCAAGCTACGACGGGCTTCTTGTCGCGTTAAATCTCGATTCTGGTGAAGTCATTTGGCAATCAGATTTTGGCGGTTATCTACCCGTGACAATCGGCACTGGGGCTTATGCTGATCGGCTTTACTTTTCGACGATCGACGGTCGAGTTTTAGAAATTGAAGAGGCAACCGGAAAAGAGTTGCGAGCAATCAAGCTCTCGACCGGCATCGCGACACAACCGCTGATCACAAAAAAACTTCTTATTTTTGGCGAATCTGAAGGAGCAATTCGAGTCATAGATTTGGATTCTCTTAAAACGGTTGCGCACTATTCTAGCGGTGAGGGGATTTTATCGACGCCGTTTTTGGACACGAAGAAAAACGAACTTTGGTTTGTTTCCTCGACTGCGAATCTGTATGCGCTGAAACTTTCTTACCGAAGAGTGGCTGAAAGGTTTCCATGGAAGCGGCTCGAGTCCTCTCCTACATCATCATCGTTTTAG